A window of Microbispora hainanensis genomic DNA:
TGGATCTTCTGGATCAACGTCCCGGCGGGCGTGGTCGCGCTCGTGTGGGGCGCGACGGTGCTGCGGAAGGTCCCGGCCGGCCCCCGGCAGTCCGTGGACGCGCTGGGGAACCTGGTCGTGTTCGCCGCGTTGTCGGCCGTGCTGATCGCCATCAGCCAGGGCGAGCCGCTGCCCGGCGTGGCCGCCGCCGCGCTCGTCCCCGCGCTGTTCGCCGTGGAGCGCAGGGCGCGCAACCCGGTGCTGAACCTCACGCTCTTCGGCGGGCGCATGCTGCTGTTCGCCAATCTGGCGTCGTTCGCCAACGCGCTCGCGCGCTCGTCGCTGATCCTGCTCGCGGGCCTCTACTTCCAGGCCGCGCGCGGCTCCGACGCACTGGCCGCCGGATTGGGCGTGCTGCCGGTGCCCGTCGGCATGACCCTCGCCTCTCCCCTCGCGGGCGCGCTGGGCCGCCGGGTGAGCCCGTATGCGCTGTCGGTGGGCGGGTGCGTGCTCACGGCCTCGGGGCTGCTCGTGCTCACGGTCTCGGCCGGCCCGGCCACGCCCTACTGGGTGATCGGGATCGGGCTCTTCGTGTGCGGATGCGGCAGCGGCGCCTTCCTGACCGGCAACACGACGCAGGTCATGAGCGCACTGCCGGAGGAGAGCCGCGGGGTGGTGAACGGCTTCCGCATGATGGTCATGAACGTCGGCGTCGTGCTCAGCGTGGCGACGACGCTGAGCGTGCTGACCGCGTCCGTCGCGCCGGCGCTGCGCGACCAGGTCTACGCGGGGACCCTGTCGCAGGTGTCCCCGGTCGCGCTGCGGCAGCTCATGACGGGGTTCCGCACGACCTATCTCGTGTTGTTCTGCGTCGCGCTGCTGGGCGTCCTCTTCGCGGCCATCGCCTCGACTCCGGACATCAGGAGGTCGAGGCCGAAGGCGTAGTAGGCGTCGAGGTCGGGCTCGGCCTCCATCTCCCTGGCGTATTCGACGATCCGGGGGAACTCGTCGGCGGGGAGCCGTTCCAGGGTCAGCCGCTTCTGCCTGCGCAGCTCGGCCGCCTCCATCGCGCTGGCCGCTCCGGGGCAGCCGGGCTCGTTGTCGACCAGAGCCATGGCGCCGTGCAGCAGGTAGGTGGAGATGGCGTAGCCCTCGCTCAGCGTGAAGCCCGCCTGGGAGAGCAGGTCGAGCGCGGTGTCGGTCGCGCGGTTGAAGTTCGACACATCCTGCTTCTCGACCATCGCGAACAGCCCCGGCATGTAGCGGTGCTGCCGCATCACCCGGATCAGCGCCTCCACCATCACCCGCAGCCGTTCGTTCCACGGCGCGGCCGGGTCGAACTCGGGAGTGACCTGGGCGAGCAGATGGTCGGCGAGGCAGACGAACAACTGGTCCTTGTTCTTGACGTGCCAGTAGAGCGCCATCGGCGTCACCCCGAGCTCCTGGGCGAGCCGCCGCACCGTGACCGACTCCAGGCTCTCGGCGTCGGCCAGCTCAAGGGCCTTCTCGATCAGACTCAGGCGGCTCAGCCGCTCCGCGTGCGCCATGGCCCGCAGCCTCCCTACCTCATCGGCACTTGACAACTATACGCCGTACAAGGTCTCCTATGCACCGTACATGTACGCCGTACATGTACCTCGTACATGAGGAGGACGCATGTCCGGACGATGGTGGGCGCTGGTCGCGGTGTCGCTCGCGACGTTCATGACCTACCTGGACAACAACGTGGTCAACGTGGCTCTGCCGACGATCCAGCGCGACCTGGCGCTGACGATCTCCGGCCTTGAGTGGATCGTGAGCGCGTACATCCTGGTGTTCGCCGGCCTGCTGCTCGCCGGGGGACGTCTGGCGGATGTCTTCGGCCCCCGTACGGCGTTCTTCGGCGGCCTGGCGGTCTTCACGCTCGCGTCGGTGGCGGCGGGCCTCGCCGGGAGCCAGGAGACGCTGATCGCGGCGCGCGCGGTGCAGGGGCTCGGCGCGGCACTGCTGACCCCGTCGACGCTGGCCCTGCTGCCGCGGATCTTCCCCGACGCGCGCGAGCGGGCGACGGCCGTCGGCATCTGGAGCGCGGTCGGCGCCCTGGCCCTCGCGATCGGCCCGCTCACCGGCGGGTTCCTCAGCGAGAACGCCGACTGGGGCTGGATCTTCCTGATCAACCTGCCGATCGGCGTGATCGCGGCCGTGATCGGCCTGCGTTCGATCAGGGTCGAGCGGGCCGCGGCCGGGCGCTCCTCTCTCGACCTGCCGGGCCTGGCCACCTCCGCCGTGGCGCTGTTCGCCCTCACCTACGCGCTCATCGAGGGCGAGTCGCGTGGGTGGACCTCGGCGCCGATCCTCGGCGCGTTCGCGGCCTTCGCGGTGGCCGCCGTCGCGTTCCTGGTCGTCGAGTCCCGTACGGCGCAGCCGATGATCGACCTCACGTTGTTCCGTGAGCGGGTCTTCAGCGGCGGCCTGCTGTCGATGGGCCTGTGGTCGTTCGGCGTCTTCGGCATCTACTTCTTCACCGCGCTCTATCTCCAGAGCGCCCTCGGGTTCTCCCCGACGGAGGCGGGCGCGGGCTTCGTGCCCATGGCGCTGCTCATGGCGGTGATCGCGAGCGTCTCACCGCGGATCGCCGAGCGCTTCGGCAGCGCGGGCACGGTCGCCGCCGGCCTCGGCCTGATGGCGGTGGCCATCGGCGGGCTGTCGAGCGCGGGCGAGGGCTCCCACTACCTCGACCTGCTCCCCTGGTTCCTCCTGTACGGCGCGGGCGCCGGCCTGCTCGTCCCGCTGACCAACGTCGTGCTGAACGCGATGCCCCCCGCGCGGGCGGGCGTGGCCTCGGGCGTGCTCAACGTCTCCCGCGAGGTCTTCGGCCTGCTCGGCATCACGATCCTGGGCGCGATCCTGAGCGCCAGGCAGAGCGCGGTCGGCGGCGCTCCACTGCACGCCTTCCTTGAGGCCTACCGGTTCACGCTGGTGATCGCGGCCGCGATCGTGCTGGTCGGCGTCCCGGTCAGCGTCTACTCCCTGCGCCGCACCCGGGCCGCCTCCGCCTCCGCCGAGCCCAGCGAACCCGCCGTCGCCGAGCCCGTCGCATGAGTCCCCCCGTACGGCTCCGCGCCGAGCCGTACGGGGATGTCCTACTCCTTGATCACGTTATCGCGGGTTTCGCCGGGCACGAGCACGCACGGCGTCACCGGGTCGTTCATGAGGATCGTGCTGGTGCTGCTTCCCCCATCGGGCATTGCGGTGACGGTCCAGACGATCGTCTGGCCGGGCTCGAACAGCCGGGTGTCGATCCGCATCTGCCAGCCCTCCTTCTCCCCCGGGATGTTCATCGGCGTGGTGTAGAGGCCCCGGGGGATGTTCTCCACATTGCTGCCGCGCGGCCCCCGGCACCGCTTGCCCGCGGGCACGTAGTCGACGACGGCGGGGACCCCGAGGTCGCGTAGCTGCTTCCGCAGCCCCGCGACGTCACGGAAGTCGCGGATCGTGACCAGCACGACGCCGTGGGAGTCCTTGGTCACGGCGTAGGAAGGCGTGGTGAGGACCTTTCCGCCGATCAGGCTCGGGCCGGATCTGGTGCGTACACCCCTCTCATGTACGGAGACGGGCGACCATTTCGCGCGACATCGGGCGGGATCCGGGACAATGGGCCGGTGCCGGCACGCAGAATCGACCCAGGGAAGATCAGGGAAGCGCTCGACGCCCAGCTCGCCGATCTGGGCAGGCCGCCGTTCGACGGCCCCGAGAGCATGGCCGGCAACGCGTGCGTGCTGGCCGTGCTCGACGCCTACGAGGCCGGGCTCACGCCGCTGCGGGCCGCCGCCCGCGCCGCCGTACGGCACCTGCTCGAAGAGCTGGCCGCGCGGGCGCCGGGACGGTCGGTGGAGGTGCGGGTGCCCCCGCACGCGGCGGTGCAGTGCGTGGAGGGGCCCCGGCACACCCGGGGCACCCCGCCCAACGTCATCGAGACCGACCCCCGCACCTGGCTCGAACTGGCCACGGGCCGGCTGTCGTGGGCCGACGCCACCGCCGCGGGGAAGATCGCGGCCAGCGGCGCACGGGCCGACCTGTCCGCGCTGCTCCCGCTCTGGTGACCGGGCTCTCTGGTGACCGGGCTCTCTGGTGACCGGGCTCTCTGGGAACACGGGTCACTGGATCCCGGAGAGCCGGTCCTGCACGCAGCGCTGCGCGTCCTCCTGGGTGGGATAGAGCCGGCGGTCGAAGCACTCGCCGACGTGCTTGGTCGTGAACCAGTTGTAGAGCGCCACACTGATGATCAGGGCGAGCAGCAGGGTCAGCGTGCTCAGCACCAGCCCTCCGATCGCCC
This region includes:
- a CDS encoding MFS transporter gives rise to the protein MADTPLEPGSPEHAKALRYAWRVCSVTGLGLVLIGLSSSTLNVALPSVVRHFDAGPLASSWILLAHLLISTATLVFFGRVADLLGRREVYLVGFALFTGASLLAGIAPDVGVLIALRALQGLGAAMILANGTVIVTAAFPPDRLSQGMGVYMATLSVAQLAGPTLGGLIADTLGWRWIFWINVPAGVVALVWGATVLRKVPAGPRQSVDALGNLVVFAALSAVLIAISQGEPLPGVAAAALVPALFAVERRARNPVLNLTLFGGRMLLFANLASFANALARSSLILLAGLYFQAARGSDALAAGLGVLPVPVGMTLASPLAGALGRRVSPYALSVGGCVLTASGLLVLTVSAGPATPYWVIGIGLFVCGCGSGAFLTGNTTQVMSALPEESRGVVNGFRMMVMNVGVVLSVATTLSVLTASVAPALRDQVYAGTLSQVSPVALRQLMTGFRTTYLVLFCVALLGVLFAAIASTPDIRRSRPKA
- a CDS encoding TetR family transcriptional regulator encodes the protein MAHAERLSRLSLIEKALELADAESLESVTVRRLAQELGVTPMALYWHVKNKDQLFVCLADHLLAQVTPEFDPAAPWNERLRVMVEALIRVMRQHRYMPGLFAMVEKQDVSNFNRATDTALDLLSQAGFTLSEGYAISTYLLHGAMALVDNEPGCPGAASAMEAAELRRQKRLTLERLPADEFPRIVEYAREMEAEPDLDAYYAFGLDLLMSGVEAMAAKRTPSSATQNNTR
- a CDS encoding MFS transporter gives rise to the protein MSGRWWALVAVSLATFMTYLDNNVVNVALPTIQRDLALTISGLEWIVSAYILVFAGLLLAGGRLADVFGPRTAFFGGLAVFTLASVAAGLAGSQETLIAARAVQGLGAALLTPSTLALLPRIFPDARERATAVGIWSAVGALALAIGPLTGGFLSENADWGWIFLINLPIGVIAAVIGLRSIRVERAAAGRSSLDLPGLATSAVALFALTYALIEGESRGWTSAPILGAFAAFAVAAVAFLVVESRTAQPMIDLTLFRERVFSGGLLSMGLWSFGVFGIYFFTALYLQSALGFSPTEAGAGFVPMALLMAVIASVSPRIAERFGSAGTVAAGLGLMAVAIGGLSSAGEGSHYLDLLPWFLLYGAGAGLLVPLTNVVLNAMPPARAGVASGVLNVSREVFGLLGITILGAILSARQSAVGGAPLHAFLEAYRFTLVIAAAIVLVGVPVSVYSLRRTRAASASAEPSEPAVAEPVA
- a CDS encoding sterol carrier family protein: MPARRIDPGKIREALDAQLADLGRPPFDGPESMAGNACVLAVLDAYEAGLTPLRAAARAAVRHLLEELAARAPGRSVEVRVPPHAAVQCVEGPRHTRGTPPNVIETDPRTWLELATGRLSWADATAAGKIAASGARADLSALLPLW